From Clostridia bacterium, one genomic window encodes:
- a CDS encoding ParB/RepB/Spo0J family partition protein: MPNNAINIGLKSYDDLFKTDEGRKTEEIKPVAISELKPFEEQPFKVLLDESMDELVESIKQSGVLSPVVARPHPEGGYEILSGHRRVKACEIAGITEIPVVIKDLDDDTATILLVDSNLQREHILPSEKAKAYQMKLDAMNRKAGRPTKENCSQIGNDYENKRTAQFLAEEIGESKNQIFRYIRLNNLIDPLLEMVDNNEIALNAAVELSYLGTKAQAEVVSAIEVEEGAPSIEQSKKLRRFYEDGNLNPEVVLSIMQEQKPEKIKITFDEEKIKRYFPKGYTKQQIENEIIKLLEIAYRKRQQDKER; encoded by the coding sequence ATGCCAAACAACGCAATAAACATAGGTCTGAAATCATACGATGATTTATTCAAAACTGACGAAGGCAGAAAAACAGAGGAAATCAAACCCGTAGCCATATCCGAGTTAAAACCCTTTGAAGAACAGCCTTTTAAGGTTCTGCTTGATGAAAGTATGGACGAACTTGTAGAAAGTATAAAACAAAGCGGAGTGTTATCTCCCGTTGTTGCAAGACCACATCCCGAAGGTGGTTATGAAATACTTTCAGGACACAGACGAGTTAAGGCTTGTGAAATTGCCGGAATTACTGAAATACCCGTTGTAATTAAAGATTTAGATGATGATACTGCTACTATTCTTCTTGTGGATAGCAATTTGCAGAGAGAACATATATTGCCGAGCGAAAAAGCGAAGGCATATCAAATGAAGCTTGATGCTATGAATAGAAAGGCAGGCAGACCAACAAAAGAAAATTGTTCCCAAATTGGGAACGATTATGAAAACAAGAGGACAGCACAGTTTTTAGCTGAAGAAATTGGAGAAAGTAAGAATCAGATATTTCGATACATTCGACTAAATAATCTTATTGATCCGTTGCTTGAAATGGTAGATAACAATGAAATTGCACTCAATGCCGCAGTTGAGTTATCGTATCTTGGCACAAAAGCTCAAGCAGAGGTTGTATCAGCTATTGAAGTTGAAGAAGGTGCTCCCTCTATTGAACAGTCTAAAAAGCTCCGCAGATTTTACGAGGACGGAAATCTCAATCCCGAAGTTGTATTATCAATTATGCAGGAGCAAAAACCCGAAAAAATCAAAATCACATTTGATGAAGAAAAAATTAAAAGATATTTTCCAAAAGG